Proteins encoded together in one Chitinophaga lutea window:
- a CDS encoding outer membrane beta-barrel protein, with the protein MKKCLLLGVLLCFISSTLFAQEAPSGRITVKITDAAGKALPFASVAVRAAADSALVKGQMSDEEGKCLIEKIKAGKYYLEVSQMGYTTQRSTTFQVTESNKNIDLKSMALPNAPKNLKGVEVTAQKPYIERAEGKTILNVESSVTAAGNTVLDLLRRAPGVTVDKDENLVLKGKQGVTVMIDGKLTYLSNEALAELLKSMTAESVSQIEIITSPSAKYDAAGTSGIINIKTKKGQLTGFNGSVNASLGGGKYIFGNAGTNLNWRTKKFNWFANLNYGEWNGYNTRELDRRTGGNVPLQFRQDVYQTSHFLNRSMKSGFDYFLTPNHTIGVMASGYTNAFWRNAPSATQVARLHGATDSTLYTGLHGNNRFKNLSFNLNYKWKIDTLGSELTMDADYAKFKNRMYSFLADSMVNMHDGKTLNHSAIRTLPNTEIQIRSIKADLVRVLNKTSKIEAGAKASFVRTENNMRFDSMENYVYKPVPSQYDQFIYKEDVLAAYLIYKKQFKKTDFVAGLRLEQTTSDGNSISLKNRIKKTYLDYFPNASIDHKFSDNHKLGLAYSRRINRPGYGQLNPFMFFLDKYTYFRGNSFLTPEYTQNTELTYMFKQKYIAVLGYSRTVDGIDEFLLLNPESKVTTSTNRNLANQNTYSLNLTLPFDPVKWWNTSNNISLYYNQYRIKDSAVAFTNERFAYNFNTTNTFTLPKDIKLELGGWFESANVYGIFKAKAMWAMNAGVQKQIFKKKGTIKVNVNDIFASNRFKGGTEYGDIYLYVNNRWQNRTVNVSFSYRFGNNKIEGARERKAGNEDESRRAGN; encoded by the coding sequence ATGAAAAAATGTCTATTGTTGGGAGTATTGCTGTGCTTCATCTCCTCGACCCTATTCGCGCAGGAAGCACCCTCCGGCCGCATCACCGTGAAGATCACGGACGCTGCCGGGAAAGCACTTCCCTTTGCCAGCGTGGCCGTGCGTGCCGCGGCGGATTCCGCCCTTGTAAAAGGACAGATGAGCGATGAAGAAGGCAAATGCCTGATCGAAAAAATAAAAGCCGGAAAATATTACCTCGAAGTATCACAGATGGGCTATACCACCCAGCGCAGTACCACATTCCAGGTCACGGAATCCAATAAGAACATCGACCTGAAATCAATGGCCCTGCCGAACGCGCCGAAGAACCTGAAAGGCGTGGAGGTGACGGCGCAAAAGCCCTACATCGAAAGGGCGGAAGGCAAAACCATCCTCAACGTGGAAAGCAGTGTGACCGCCGCCGGTAATACCGTGCTGGACCTGTTGCGCAGGGCGCCCGGTGTTACGGTGGATAAAGATGAGAACCTCGTGCTGAAAGGGAAACAGGGCGTAACGGTAATGATCGACGGCAAGCTGACGTATCTGTCGAATGAGGCGCTGGCGGAGCTGCTGAAAAGCATGACGGCCGAATCGGTGTCGCAGATCGAGATCATTACCAGTCCCAGTGCGAAATACGATGCCGCGGGCACTTCCGGTATCATCAATATCAAAACGAAAAAAGGGCAGCTGACCGGCTTCAACGGCAGCGTGAACGCCAGCCTCGGCGGCGGCAAATACATCTTCGGCAACGCCGGCACCAATCTCAACTGGCGCACCAAAAAATTCAACTGGTTCGCCAACCTGAACTATGGTGAATGGAACGGCTACAATACCCGCGAACTGGACAGGAGAACGGGCGGCAATGTACCACTGCAGTTCCGGCAGGACGTGTACCAGACCAGTCATTTTCTGAACCGTTCCATGAAATCAGGGTTCGATTATTTCCTCACACCGAACCATACCATCGGCGTGATGGCCAGCGGATACACCAACGCCTTCTGGCGCAATGCGCCCAGCGCCACACAGGTGGCCCGGCTGCACGGCGCCACGGATTCCACGCTTTACACCGGCCTGCATGGGAATAACCGTTTCAAAAATTTGTCTTTCAACCTGAATTATAAATGGAAGATCGATACGCTCGGCTCCGAACTGACGATGGACGCGGATTATGCGAAGTTTAAAAACAGGATGTATTCCTTCCTGGCAGACAGTATGGTGAACATGCACGACGGTAAGACCCTCAACCACAGCGCCATCAGAACTTTGCCCAATACGGAAATACAGATCAGGAGCATCAAGGCCGACCTTGTGCGGGTGCTGAACAAAACATCCAAGATCGAAGCCGGCGCAAAAGCCAGCTTCGTGAGAACCGAAAACAACATGCGCTTCGATTCCATGGAGAATTACGTGTATAAACCGGTGCCTTCGCAGTACGACCAGTTCATTTATAAGGAAGACGTACTGGCCGCGTACCTCATTTATAAGAAGCAGTTTAAAAAGACCGACTTCGTAGCGGGCCTGCGCCTCGAACAGACTACTTCCGACGGGAATTCCATCTCGCTCAAGAACAGGATCAAAAAAACGTACCTCGATTATTTCCCCAACGCCTCCATCGATCATAAATTCTCCGACAACCACAAGCTGGGCCTCGCGTATTCGCGGCGCATCAACCGGCCGGGGTACGGGCAGCTGAACCCGTTCATGTTCTTCCTCGACAAGTACACCTACTTCCGGGGCAACTCCTTCCTGACGCCGGAATACACGCAGAACACGGAGCTGACCTATATGTTCAAACAGAAATACATCGCGGTGCTGGGATACAGCCGCACCGTCGACGGCATCGACGAGTTCCTGCTGCTGAACCCGGAATCGAAAGTAACGACCAGCACCAACCGGAACCTCGCCAACCAGAACACCTATTCACTGAACCTTACGCTTCCCTTCGACCCGGTGAAGTGGTGGAATACCAGCAATAACATCTCGCTGTACTACAACCAATACCGGATCAAAGATTCCGCCGTAGCATTCACTAACGAACGGTTCGCATACAACTTCAACACCACCAATACCTTCACGCTTCCGAAAGATATCAAACTGGAGCTGGGCGGCTGGTTCGAATCGGCCAACGTATATGGTATTTTCAAGGCCAAGGCGATGTGGGCCATGAATGCCGGTGTGCAGAAACAGATATTCAAAAAGAAAGGCACCATCAAGGTAAACGTGAACGATATTTTTGCTTCCAACCGCTTCAAGGGCGGTACGGAGTATGGGGATATTTACCTGTATGTCAACAACCGCTGGCAGAACAGAACGGTGAACGTATCGTTCAGTTACCGCTTCGGTAATAATAAAATCGAAGGCGCCCGCGAACGGAAAGCCGGTAACGAAGACGAATCGCGCCGCGCCGGGAACTGA
- a CDS encoding TonB-dependent receptor, whose amino-acid sequence MKLTGLLMMLTMLQVSAAVYSQTVSFSGKNVKLKTVFNAIRKQTGYVVFYDNQLVKAAKPVTVEVQHASVDALLKNVLQNQGLTYSITDKTISIRKQVQSPQGFPQLAFFPPPLVTLTGRVTDDTGEPLPGVTIMVEGTTKGTTTDEKGEFKLANVPDKATLVFTYIGFEKFSIALNGQQKLDVKLTKAIDTALEGVVVVGYGSVKKTDLTGAVSAVKGEEVAARKTAQISTALQGSMPGVMVTRTNSAPGATANIRIRGITTIGSEGANPLIILDGVPIDDINSINPNDVESISVLKDAASASIYGSRAAAGVIVVTSKRAQGNQLSMDYSYEYGVEKPTKLPDYVDVVRYMQLTNELRWNDNGNNANEYPTYPKATIDNYYQLNAQNPDEYPNTDWRGMILKDNSQRQTHLLGINAGGKNIRSKVSFGYDDLGALYDGRSYQRITARLNNDITINRYLSSTVDLNFRRTTVKEPTLNPIYRMAILPPLYAAMWSDGRVGAGKDGTNVYAQLKYGGFNHQWYNQIGGKVALDFTPIEGLKFSGVVSPFLNFNKTKVFRRKIPYTSWNNPNSVSGYVQDAAETRLDEGRDDNYRYTIQFLANYSKKFGKHDINLLAGYEYFRAFNEDLDASRGQYLLTSYPYLNLGPLEFRDNAGAAYENAYRSWFGRVMYNFKDRYLLQANIRYDASSRFASDYRWGSFPSVSAGWIVSEEPFMKDLAPWLSFLKLRASWGTLGNERIGNYPYQAILTFENNSLFYQGNTVLSGQAAAQRQYAIRNITWETTASTDFGIDLNVLDNRLRITADYFKKTTSDMLLPLEIPDFIGFDNPDQNTGKMHTTGWEFMASWSDKVGDFSYSVSANLSDFRSRMGDLGGTEFIGDQIKIQGSEFNEWYGYISEGLFQTQDEVDKSPKLNANTRPGDIRYRDISGPEGKPDGKISPEYDRVLLGGSLPRYTYGATLQGGYKNWSLGIVLQGVGKQNSLLGQDIVRPLRENFGAFPAIIDGHTWSRYNTPEQNLQAKYPRYTNTSAGNNYAVSDFWLINGAYFRLKNINLSYSLPRHLVQKAHVQGVRIYGTVTDLFSSHNFPKGWDPEQSTLGYPITVSYLIGASVKF is encoded by the coding sequence ATGAAGTTAACAGGGCTGCTAATGATGCTGACGATGCTCCAGGTGAGCGCAGCGGTTTATTCACAGACAGTGAGCTTTTCAGGGAAAAATGTAAAGCTGAAAACAGTGTTCAATGCCATCCGCAAACAGACCGGCTATGTCGTTTTTTACGACAACCAGCTGGTAAAGGCGGCGAAACCGGTGACGGTGGAAGTGCAGCACGCTTCCGTTGACGCACTGCTCAAAAACGTGCTGCAGAACCAGGGCCTTACTTATTCCATTACCGACAAAACGATTTCTATCCGCAAACAGGTGCAGAGCCCGCAGGGTTTTCCGCAGCTGGCATTCTTCCCGCCGCCATTGGTAACGCTCACCGGCCGGGTAACCGACGATACGGGTGAGCCTTTGCCGGGTGTGACCATCATGGTGGAAGGCACCACCAAGGGCACCACCACGGATGAAAAAGGAGAATTCAAACTGGCCAACGTGCCTGATAAAGCTACGCTGGTATTCACTTACATCGGGTTTGAAAAATTCAGCATCGCACTCAACGGACAACAGAAGCTGGACGTCAAACTCACCAAGGCGATCGATACGGCGTTGGAAGGCGTGGTGGTAGTGGGGTACGGCTCCGTGAAAAAAACAGACCTCACGGGTGCGGTATCTGCTGTGAAAGGAGAGGAAGTGGCCGCCCGCAAAACCGCGCAGATCTCTACCGCTTTACAGGGCTCTATGCCGGGCGTGATGGTGACCCGCACCAACAGCGCCCCGGGCGCCACGGCCAACATCCGCATCCGCGGCATCACCACCATCGGGTCTGAAGGGGCGAACCCGCTCATCATCCTCGACGGTGTGCCCATCGACGATATCAACTCCATCAACCCCAACGACGTGGAAAGCATTTCCGTGCTGAAAGACGCGGCCTCTGCGTCTATCTACGGTTCGAGGGCGGCGGCAGGCGTGATCGTGGTGACCTCCAAACGCGCGCAGGGCAACCAGCTGAGCATGGATTATTCCTACGAGTACGGCGTCGAAAAACCGACCAAACTGCCGGACTACGTGGACGTGGTGCGGTATATGCAGCTCACCAACGAGCTCCGCTGGAATGATAACGGCAACAATGCCAACGAATACCCGACCTATCCGAAAGCGACGATCGATAACTACTACCAGCTCAACGCACAGAACCCGGATGAGTATCCGAATACAGACTGGCGAGGTATGATCCTGAAAGATAACTCCCAGCGCCAGACGCACCTGCTGGGCATCAATGCGGGTGGCAAAAACATCCGCAGCAAAGTTTCCTTCGGGTACGACGATCTCGGCGCACTGTACGACGGGCGCAGCTATCAGCGCATCACCGCGCGTCTCAACAATGATATCACCATCAACAGATACCTGTCGTCGACCGTGGATCTGAACTTCCGCCGCACCACGGTGAAAGAGCCCACATTGAATCCCATTTACCGGATGGCCATCCTGCCGCCGCTGTATGCGGCCATGTGGTCGGACGGGCGCGTGGGCGCAGGGAAAGACGGCACGAACGTATATGCGCAGCTGAAATACGGCGGCTTCAACCACCAGTGGTATAACCAGATCGGCGGTAAAGTGGCGCTGGATTTCACGCCGATAGAAGGCCTTAAATTCAGCGGGGTGGTGTCGCCCTTCCTGAACTTCAATAAAACCAAAGTATTCCGCCGTAAAATCCCGTATACCTCGTGGAACAATCCCAACTCCGTCAGCGGTTACGTGCAGGACGCGGCTGAAACGAGGCTCGACGAAGGCCGCGACGACAATTACCGCTACACCATCCAGTTTCTCGCCAATTACAGCAAGAAGTTCGGTAAACACGATATCAACCTGCTCGCCGGGTATGAATATTTCCGCGCCTTCAACGAAGATCTTGATGCTTCGCGCGGGCAATACCTGCTCACCTCTTACCCTTATCTGAATCTGGGTCCGCTGGAGTTCAGGGACAATGCCGGAGCGGCCTACGAGAACGCTTACCGCTCCTGGTTCGGCAGGGTGATGTACAACTTCAAAGACCGTTACCTGTTGCAGGCCAACATCCGGTACGACGCCTCGTCGCGCTTTGCGTCCGATTACCGCTGGGGCTCTTTCCCTTCTGTGTCTGCGGGATGGATCGTGTCTGAGGAGCCGTTCATGAAAGATCTCGCCCCCTGGCTGTCGTTCCTGAAACTGCGCGCTTCCTGGGGCACGCTCGGCAACGAGCGGATCGGGAACTACCCGTACCAGGCCATTCTTACGTTCGAGAACAATTCCCTCTTTTACCAGGGTAACACCGTGCTGTCCGGCCAGGCGGCTGCGCAGCGGCAATACGCCATCCGCAACATCACCTGGGAAACGACGGCCTCTACCGACTTCGGGATTGACCTGAACGTGCTCGATAACCGCCTGCGCATTACGGCGGACTATTTCAAGAAAACCACGAGCGACATGCTGCTGCCGCTGGAAATACCCGATTTCATCGGCTTCGACAACCCCGATCAGAACACCGGTAAAATGCACACCACCGGCTGGGAGTTTATGGCAAGCTGGAGTGATAAAGTCGGTGACTTCTCGTACAGCGTGTCCGCCAACCTCTCCGATTTCCGCTCCCGTATGGGCGATCTGGGCGGCACCGAGTTCATCGGCGACCAGATCAAGATCCAGGGCAGCGAATTCAACGAATGGTATGGATACATCTCCGAAGGGCTGTTCCAGACGCAGGATGAAGTGGATAAATCTCCCAAGCTCAACGCCAACACGCGGCCCGGCGATATCCGCTACCGCGATATCAGCGGCCCGGAAGGCAAGCCCGATGGGAAAATTTCTCCAGAGTACGACCGGGTGCTGCTGGGGGGATCATTGCCCCGCTACACCTACGGCGCCACATTGCAGGGCGGGTATAAAAACTGGAGCCTAGGCATCGTACTGCAGGGTGTGGGTAAACAGAACAGCCTGCTGGGGCAGGATATCGTACGCCCGCTCCGTGAAAACTTCGGCGCCTTCCCGGCTATCATCGACGGGCATACCTGGAGCCGGTACAACACGCCGGAGCAGAACCTGCAGGCCAAGTACCCGCGTTATACCAATACTTCCGCCGGTAACAACTACGCCGTGTCCGATTTCTGGCTGATCAACGGTGCTTATTTCCGCCTTAAAAATATCAACCTCAGTTATTCGCTGCCCAGGCACCTGGTACAGAAAGCCCATGTTCAGGGCGTCCGTATTTACGGCACCGTTACCGACCTGTTCTCGTCGCATAACTTCCCGAAAGGATGGGACCCCGAGCAAAGCACGCTGGGTTACCCGATCACGGTGAGTTACCTGATAGGCGCATCTGTTAAATTCTAA
- a CDS encoding RNA polymerase sigma factor, producing MESAYKEKELLQRASAGDEAAFAALFRLYRHKLYGFLLRATGSPETTEDVIQDVFLKLWKDRENLLHIEQFGGYVYRMAQNRVINSLKRMAKETLILEELGKAQVQAVSSAEEQLSEKEAQHHLHTALDKLTPKQKLVFTLSREQGLKHDEIAAFLNISPSTVNNHMIEALRQLRQQLTASPEACTLLLFMLVFLP from the coding sequence ATGGAGTCTGCATACAAAGAAAAAGAGCTGTTGCAACGGGCATCCGCCGGAGATGAAGCCGCGTTTGCCGCACTATTCAGGCTGTACCGCCACAAGCTGTACGGGTTCCTGCTGCGGGCCACCGGCTCCCCGGAAACGACAGAAGACGTTATCCAGGATGTGTTCCTGAAACTGTGGAAAGACCGGGAAAATCTCCTTCACATCGAACAATTTGGCGGTTATGTATACCGGATGGCCCAGAACCGGGTGATCAATTCGCTCAAACGGATGGCGAAAGAGACCCTTATCCTGGAGGAGCTCGGCAAGGCGCAGGTGCAGGCCGTGTCCAGCGCCGAGGAACAGCTGTCCGAAAAAGAAGCCCAGCATCACCTGCACACCGCCCTCGACAAACTCACGCCCAAACAGAAACTGGTATTCACCCTCAGCCGCGAGCAGGGGCTGAAGCACGACGAAATAGCCGCTTTCCTCAATATTTCCCCTTCTACCGTCAATAATCACATGATCGAGGCCCTCCGCCAGCTGCGCCAGCAACTGACCGCCTCCCCGGAAGCATGTACCCTGCTGCTTTTCATGCTTGTTTTTCTACCCTGA
- a CDS encoding amidohydrolase family protein, with translation MNARSQGMDFEKYNPVSTLVVPEHPVKKSKFPFIDVHNHQYGMGNANLNGLLKDMDALNMKVMVNLSGGNGEGLKKMTDNIKANAPKRFIVFANISFNGIGEQGWTEKAVEMLVNDVKNGANGLKVFKNLGLSVKDNAGKRVAIDDPRLDAIWAKCGELKIPVLIHAADPKPFWDPEDGNNERWLELKTHPGRKRGDNNPAPWQQIIDEEHRMFKKHPRTTFINAHFGWYANDLAHLSKLMEQMPNMYVEFGAVIAELGRQPKMARQFFEKYQDRILFGKDSWQPEEYATYFRVLETADEYFPYHKKYHAFWRMYGMNLPDDILKKIYYKNALKIIPRIDKSLFE, from the coding sequence ATGAACGCCCGCAGCCAGGGGATGGATTTTGAAAAATACAATCCCGTGTCCACCCTGGTGGTGCCGGAGCACCCTGTTAAGAAATCAAAGTTTCCCTTTATAGATGTGCACAACCACCAGTACGGGATGGGCAACGCCAACCTCAACGGCCTGCTCAAAGACATGGACGCGTTGAATATGAAGGTGATGGTGAACCTGAGCGGCGGCAACGGCGAAGGGCTGAAAAAAATGACCGACAATATCAAAGCCAATGCCCCGAAACGTTTCATCGTGTTCGCCAACATCAGCTTTAACGGCATCGGGGAACAGGGCTGGACGGAGAAAGCGGTGGAGATGCTGGTCAATGACGTGAAGAACGGCGCCAACGGGTTGAAGGTATTCAAGAACCTTGGCCTCAGCGTGAAAGACAATGCCGGCAAACGGGTGGCTATCGACGACCCGCGCCTCGATGCGATATGGGCCAAATGCGGGGAGCTGAAAATCCCCGTGCTGATCCATGCGGCGGATCCCAAACCGTTCTGGGACCCGGAAGACGGCAATAACGAACGCTGGCTGGAGCTCAAAACCCATCCCGGCCGCAAACGCGGCGATAACAATCCCGCGCCCTGGCAGCAGATCATCGACGAGGAGCACCGCATGTTCAAAAAACATCCCCGCACTACTTTCATCAATGCCCACTTCGGCTGGTACGCCAACGACCTCGCCCACCTCAGCAAACTGATGGAACAGATGCCGAACATGTACGTGGAGTTCGGCGCCGTGATCGCGGAGCTGGGGCGGCAACCCAAAATGGCCCGGCAGTTTTTCGAAAAGTACCAGGACCGGATCCTCTTCGGCAAAGACTCCTGGCAGCCCGAGGAATACGCCACCTATTTCCGGGTGCTCGAAACGGCCGACGAATATTTCCCTTACCACAAAAAGTACCATGCCTTCTGGCGGATGTACGGCATGAACCTGCCGGACGACATATTGAAAAAGATCTATTACAAAAATGCGCTGAAGATCATTCCCCGGATAGATAAAAGTCTGTTCGAGTAG
- a CDS encoding FecR family protein yields MLRERLQHLVDRYFSGACTEAEQKELARWIDDAKNDDALKELLEEAWQGYQPATAMPEEMSDRILTAVFKQPPAVRTNLQYRLGGWRSVAAAAAVLLLAGAAYFLLKPEEQHNYVAEQPRYRNEVPAGGNKALLTLGDGTVITLDSAANGLLAQQGRVQVMKKANGELSYEGNGGFADPAAVNTMRTPRGGEYRLTLPDGTKVWLNAASSITFPVTFRGNDRAVQISGEVYFEVAHNPSKPFRVTAGGATVEVLGTHFNINAYNGEAAVKTTLLEGSVKVSSRLSRAVLDPGQQARVTSAGSMDVESNVDLDEVMAWKNGYFLFNDADMPSVMRQLENWYDVTVSYEGGKIPERSFGGGIQRSLPLTKVLQILEENDVKFRVEGRNITVLK; encoded by the coding sequence ATGTTGAGAGAACGCTTGCAACACCTGGTGGACAGGTATTTTTCCGGCGCCTGTACGGAGGCCGAGCAAAAAGAACTGGCCAGGTGGATAGACGACGCAAAAAACGACGATGCATTAAAAGAACTGCTGGAAGAAGCCTGGCAAGGGTATCAGCCGGCAACGGCGATGCCGGAGGAAATGTCTGACCGCATCCTCACGGCCGTCTTCAAACAGCCCCCGGCGGTGCGCACGAACCTCCAATACCGGCTGGGCGGCTGGCGGAGTGTGGCGGCAGCAGCAGCGGTGTTGTTGCTGGCCGGCGCTGCTTATTTCCTGCTGAAGCCGGAAGAACAGCACAATTACGTGGCGGAACAGCCCCGGTACCGCAACGAGGTGCCGGCGGGCGGCAATAAAGCCCTGCTCACTTTGGGCGACGGTACCGTCATCACACTCGACAGTGCGGCGAACGGCCTGCTGGCGCAGCAGGGCCGGGTACAGGTGATGAAAAAGGCCAACGGGGAATTGAGCTATGAAGGCAACGGCGGCTTCGCCGATCCCGCTGCCGTCAATACCATGCGTACGCCCCGGGGAGGGGAGTACCGCCTCACCCTGCCGGACGGCACCAAAGTATGGCTCAACGCAGCTTCGTCGATCACCTTTCCCGTTACTTTCCGCGGCAACGACCGCGCCGTGCAGATCTCCGGCGAAGTGTACTTCGAGGTGGCGCACAACCCGTCGAAACCTTTCCGCGTAACTGCCGGCGGCGCAACGGTGGAAGTGCTCGGCACCCATTTTAATATCAATGCCTACAACGGCGAGGCGGCGGTGAAAACCACCCTGCTCGAAGGCTCCGTTAAAGTAAGCAGCCGCCTCTCCCGCGCCGTGCTCGACCCCGGCCAGCAGGCCCGCGTAACCAGCGCCGGCAGCATGGACGTGGAAAGTAACGTAGACCTGGACGAAGTGATGGCCTGGAAAAACGGCTACTTCCTGTTCAACGACGCGGACATGCCCAGCGTGATGCGGCAGCTGGAAAACTGGTACGACGTTACCGTATCCTATGAAGGCGGTAAGATTCCGGAAAGAAGCTTCGGTGGGGGGATTCAGCGCTCGCTGCCCCTGACCAAAGTATTGCAGATACTCGAAGAAAACGATGTGAAATTCAGGGTGGAAGGACGTAATATCACCGTGCTGAAATAG